In a genomic window of Porphyromonadaceae bacterium W3.11:
- a CDS encoding FprA family A-type flavoprotein, with protein MKYNLKVNDSTYFFGQNDRIIDKFEHVYPVPRGMAYNNYLIKDEKNVLLDTVDVNFSEQFFGQLESALDGSDLDYLIVQHMEPDHSGAIRLLRNKYPNVQIVGNKKSLAMLKGYHHITEGLVEVGEDSELNIGSRSLKFMFAPMVHWPEVMFTYDPLEKTLFSADAFGAFGAIDGGFFDEQQDLNWLFPEVQRYYTNIVGKYGSFTTKALEKAAKWDIQTICPVHGVVWRKHIPEVMELYNKLSSYEPEEGVVIVFGSMYGNTEHLAELIGRSIAAHGVKNVKLHHMGKSNSSYVISDIFRYKGVIWASPTYNNGLWPHIQEALDAVAARNIPNRMYAVISSGSWNPNTIKPIEEYCEKMKWSKVAEPIKMLMSMDEDIMSQAWELGRVMAGAVKKK; from the coding sequence ATGAAGTATAATTTGAAAGTTAATGACTCAACATATTTCTTTGGTCAGAATGATAGAATAATAGATAAGTTTGAGCATGTTTATCCTGTTCCAAGGGGCATGGCCTACAATAACTATCTAATCAAGGATGAAAAAAATGTACTCCTTGATACCGTGGATGTCAATTTTAGTGAGCAATTCTTTGGTCAATTGGAGAGTGCTTTGGACGGATCGGATCTGGACTATTTGATTGTTCAGCACATGGAGCCAGACCATTCAGGAGCCATTCGCCTTCTGAGAAATAAGTATCCTAATGTCCAAATCGTTGGTAATAAGAAGTCCTTGGCTATGCTTAAGGGATATCATCATATCACTGAGGGATTGGTTGAAGTTGGCGAGGATAGTGAATTAAATATTGGTAGCCGAAGTCTGAAGTTTATGTTCGCTCCCATGGTCCACTGGCCTGAAGTGATGTTCACTTACGATCCTTTGGAGAAGACCCTCTTTAGTGCTGATGCTTTTGGTGCTTTTGGTGCCATTGATGGAGGATTTTTTGATGAGCAACAAGATCTCAATTGGTTATTCCCAGAGGTACAGAGGTATTATACCAATATAGTTGGTAAGTACGGAAGTTTTACTACTAAGGCATTAGAGAAAGCCGCAAAGTGGGATATTCAAACTATCTGTCCGGTGCACGGTGTTGTATGGCGTAAGCATATTCCCGAGGTGATGGAACTATATAATAAGTTGTCAAGCTACGAACCAGAGGAGGGAGTGGTCATTGTGTTTGGCTCGATGTATGGAAATACTGAGCATCTCGCTGAGCTCATTGGTAGAAGTATAGCAGCTCATGGAGTTAAGAATGTCAAGCTCCATCACATGGGTAAGTCTAATTCTTCATATGTCATCAGTGACATCTTCAGATACAAGGGGGTTATCTGGGCTTCACCTACGTATAATAATGGGCTTTGGCCTCATATTCAGGAGGCTCTAGATGCTGTGGCCGCTCGTAATATCCCAAATCGTATGTATGCTGTCATTTCTTCAGGGTCATGGAATCCTAATACGATTAAGCCTATTGAGGAGTATTGCGAGAAAATGAAGTGGAGCAAGGTCGCTGAACCTATTAAGATGCTCATGAGTATGGATGAAGATATTATGAGTCAGGCTTGGGAGCTTGGCCGTGTAATGGCAGGAGCCGTAAAGAAAAAATAG
- the lgt gene encoding prolipoprotein diacylglyceryl transferase: MLNVITWTVDPILVEFGPLRIAWYGVFFAVGLFVFGATILSKMWKHEDLPESWLNSMVLYVLIAVIVGARLGHCLFYEPEYYLAHPVEILKTWKGGLASHGGVLGIVIAMYIYSKRVSKRSMLWSFDRLCVPTGIVAAMIRFGNLMNHEIYGHATDMPWGFRFIQNISAWRAGAEPIFSAPSHPTQIYEGLWYLLTFAICMWLYWKKDAQKKEGFIFGFSMVMIFVARFFIEFVKNDQVDFEASMTLNMGQWLSIPFIIVGIVAMVHALKTPEKVYPKPRVKVNKK; encoded by the coding sequence ATGTTAAACGTAATTACTTGGACCGTAGATCCTATTTTGGTAGAGTTTGGTCCATTGAGAATAGCATGGTATGGTGTGTTCTTTGCCGTTGGACTATTTGTCTTTGGTGCTACTATCCTTTCTAAAATGTGGAAGCATGAGGATTTGCCAGAGTCTTGGCTAAATTCCATGGTTCTCTATGTTCTAATTGCTGTTATAGTAGGTGCACGGTTAGGACATTGCCTCTTTTATGAGCCCGAATACTATCTTGCTCATCCCGTAGAGATCTTAAAAACATGGAAAGGGGGACTAGCGAGTCATGGAGGAGTTCTAGGGATAGTGATTGCTATGTATATTTACTCTAAGCGTGTGTCTAAGAGATCTATGCTTTGGAGTTTTGACCGCCTTTGTGTTCCTACTGGTATTGTTGCGGCTATGATTCGCTTTGGTAATCTTATGAATCACGAGATATATGGCCATGCCACAGATATGCCATGGGGCTTCCGTTTTATTCAGAATATCAGTGCCTGGAGAGCAGGAGCAGAGCCTATTTTTTCAGCCCCATCTCATCCAACTCAGATATATGAGGGACTTTGGTATCTCCTTACCTTTGCCATATGTATGTGGCTGTACTGGAAGAAGGATGCTCAGAAGAAAGAAGGCTTTATCTTCGGCTTTTCTATGGTCATGATCTTTGTCGCTCGTTTTTTCATCGAGTTCGTTAAGAACGACCAGGTTGATTTTGAGGCCAGTATGACGCTCAATATGGGGCAGTGGTTGAGCATACCATTCATCATTGTGGGTATTGTGGCCATGGTGCATGCGCTTAAGACGCCTGAGAAGGTGTATCCAAAGCCTAGAGTAAAAGTAAATAAGAAGTAA
- a CDS encoding DUF3575 domain-containing protein: protein MEKNYIFRLILLFGLTLGYISSLEAQEQSEGFYAPEMKKHEVKVNALSTILLQHPEVAYEYSFNQDLSVGGRLGFSFNNEIEYLGAFQLMPYVRWHFYTGSNKNVHSLRGFFAEVNTAYTLYKINELEPSVDSNYTLNEVTRKNKSGFGMGVGVGYKYISRRNWVVETSLMAGRNFSGPDSRIIYLGLGLSIGKRF, encoded by the coding sequence ATGGAAAAGAATTATATTTTTAGGTTAATCCTTCTTTTTGGGCTGACACTTGGCTATATCTCATCATTAGAGGCTCAAGAACAGAGTGAGGGATTTTATGCTCCAGAAATGAAGAAGCATGAGGTTAAAGTGAATGCTTTGAGCACGATCCTTCTTCAACACCCTGAGGTGGCGTATGAGTATTCGTTTAATCAAGACCTTTCAGTAGGAGGACGCCTAGGCTTCTCTTTCAATAACGAAATTGAATATTTGGGAGCATTCCAATTGATGCCGTATGTTCGATGGCATTTTTATACTGGGAGTAATAAGAATGTGCATTCCCTTCGTGGCTTTTTTGCTGAAGTAAACACAGCATACACTCTGTATAAGATAAATGAGTTAGAGCCATCGGTAGACTCAAATTACACTCTCAATGAGGTGACTAGAAAAAATAAGTCAGGCTTTGGCATGGGTGTAGGCGTAGGATATAAGTATATTTCACGGCGAAATTGGGTCGTCGAGACTAGCCTAATGGCTGGACGTAATTTTTCAGGTCCAGACTCTAGGATAATCTATTTAGGTCTAGGACTTTCGATAGGTAAGCGTTTCTGA
- a CDS encoding peptidase domain-containing ABC transporter has translation MHFIKQKDAMDCGPACLAMVVNHYGRHLDLEQICEDCALGKEGVSLLGVSKAAEKRGLHSLGGRITFETLENEAPLPCIAHWNQNHFVVVYKVKKLRKGNYRVYIADPGKGLLTYSKEEFCEHWVSTKTNGEEKGIVLLLEPTDEFYNQELADSGKLEKGNRLTFLWSYVKKYRRYLGQIILGLLLGSLIQLVFPFLTQAIVDTGIGGRDIGFIWLVLLAQLMLLFSRTAISFIRSKLLLHISTRINISLISDFFIKLMKLPMKFFDTKLLGDLLERIEDHRRVEQFLTSNSLNLLFSFFTFIIFSIVLAYYNLLIFGVFIIGTLLYAGWITLFLKKRRTLDYKFFEQAGRNRNVTYQLINGMQEIKLQGCEQRKRWEWEDVQADLFKVNLQSLNLQQVQQAGSITINEVKNILITVFAATAVIQGNMTLGMMLAVQYIIGQLNSPVEQLIQFIYSWQDVSISLDRMNEIHTEENEENSNRHVTSFAQNNLDIKVENLSFKYDIYSPTPILDNLNLTIPNGKVTAIVGASGSGKTTLIKLLLGYYSPLEGEIKVSGTDLEEYNLSWWRSHCGAVMQEGYLFSDTIARNIAISDDTPDIERIRAAACIANIADHIESLPLAYNTMIGQDGQGISQGQRQRILIARMVYKDPTFVFLDEATNALDANNERAITEKLENFYKGKTVVVVAHRLSTVCNADQIVVLDEGKIVEVGDHDSLTARRGKYYELVKNQLELGN, from the coding sequence ATGCACTTTATTAAACAGAAAGACGCAATGGATTGTGGGCCTGCTTGCTTGGCTATGGTGGTCAATCACTATGGTCGTCATCTAGACTTGGAGCAAATCTGTGAGGATTGTGCTTTAGGTAAAGAGGGGGTCTCTTTGCTGGGCGTAAGTAAGGCTGCAGAAAAGAGGGGGTTGCACTCACTGGGTGGTCGTATTACTTTTGAGACACTAGAGAATGAAGCTCCGCTCCCCTGTATCGCTCATTGGAATCAGAATCATTTTGTAGTCGTTTATAAGGTCAAGAAACTTCGTAAGGGCAATTATAGGGTCTATATCGCAGACCCTGGAAAAGGGTTGCTCACATACTCCAAAGAGGAGTTTTGCGAACATTGGGTGAGTACCAAGACTAATGGGGAAGAGAAAGGTATTGTCCTACTCTTAGAGCCGACAGACGAGTTTTATAACCAAGAACTAGCTGATAGTGGAAAGCTAGAGAAAGGTAATCGTCTGACTTTCCTATGGAGTTATGTCAAGAAGTACCGCAGATACTTAGGACAGATTATACTGGGACTTTTGCTTGGTTCGCTGATTCAGCTCGTTTTCCCATTCCTCACCCAAGCAATAGTTGATACCGGTATTGGAGGGCGAGACATCGGTTTTATTTGGCTAGTATTACTGGCTCAGCTAATGCTACTCTTTAGCCGTACTGCCATCAGCTTCATCCGCTCCAAGCTACTTCTTCATATCTCCACGAGAATCAATATATCGCTGATTAGCGACTTCTTTATCAAGTTGATGAAGCTACCGATGAAGTTCTTTGATACCAAGCTCTTAGGTGACTTATTGGAAAGGATAGAGGATCATAGGAGGGTGGAGCAATTCTTGACCTCCAATAGCTTAAATCTGCTATTCTCTTTCTTTACTTTCATCATCTTTAGTATCGTTCTAGCTTACTATAACCTCCTGATATTTGGAGTGTTTATCATCGGTACGCTCCTCTATGCTGGTTGGATTACTTTATTTCTCAAAAAGCGAAGAACACTTGACTACAAGTTCTTTGAACAAGCTGGCAGAAACCGCAATGTCACCTATCAGCTCATCAATGGTATGCAGGAGATTAAGCTACAAGGGTGTGAGCAGAGAAAGCGATGGGAGTGGGAAGATGTGCAGGCTGATCTATTCAAGGTCAATCTTCAGAGTCTCAATCTCCAACAAGTACAACAGGCTGGAAGTATCACGATTAATGAGGTGAAAAATATTCTCATTACCGTATTTGCTGCGACAGCTGTAATACAGGGTAATATGACGCTTGGTATGATGCTAGCTGTGCAGTATATTATCGGTCAGCTCAATAGCCCCGTAGAGCAATTGATCCAATTCATTTACTCTTGGCAGGATGTCAGCATCAGCCTAGACCGTATGAATGAAATCCATACAGAAGAGAACGAAGAGAATAGTAACCGACATGTTACTAGTTTTGCACAGAACAACTTAGATATCAAGGTGGAGAATCTTTCCTTTAAGTATGATATCTATAGTCCAACTCCTATCCTAGACAATCTTAATCTCACCATTCCCAATGGAAAAGTAACAGCCATAGTGGGGGCTAGTGGAAGCGGAAAGACCACTTTGATTAAGCTACTACTTGGTTATTATTCACCACTAGAGGGTGAGATAAAGGTCTCAGGGACCGACCTTGAGGAGTACAATCTAAGCTGGTGGAGAAGTCACTGTGGAGCAGTGATGCAGGAGGGGTATCTATTTAGTGATACAATAGCTCGGAATATCGCCATAAGCGATGACACCCCAGATATAGAGCGAATAAGAGCTGCTGCCTGTATTGCTAACATAGCTGACCATATAGAGAGCCTTCCACTGGCTTACAACACAATGATCGGTCAAGATGGTCAAGGGATTAGTCAAGGACAGAGACAGCGAATACTGATTGCTCGAATGGTCTATAAAGACCCTACATTTGTATTCCTTGACGAAGCAACGAATGCACTTGATGCTAATAATGAGCGAGCTATCACGGAAAAGCTTGAGAATTTCTACAAGGGTAAAACGGTAGTGGTCGTTGCTCATCGTCTATCTACCGTATGCAATGCCGACCAAATTGTAGTATTAGATGAGGGAAAGATCGTAGAAGTTGGCGACCACGATAGCTTGACTGCTAGACGTGGTAAGTACTATGAACTCGTAAAAAATCAATTAGAGTTAGGTAATTGA
- a CDS encoding outer membrane beta-barrel protein, whose protein sequence is MKKKRVIELVVVSLFCAIGVMAQEVTYKSVIKDRKEQVVEFATVVLLDGDSLVLTVGASDSEGTFSLTGEGAKYLRISHLAYKDALLSLSEPLPEVIYLEESDLSLDELVVKADRPLMKLVDGSIPNYDIDVLFENSPITTAYEMLGRLPGMAMEGGVPTLMGTTGYTLVLNSKPSDIPQGQLLEMLKTIPVQMVANVEISYAPIARYRAKGASINVILKTQSKDKQLSGLSGQLFAGYYNTFYDTYSGGGNISYAGESGWAFNGGYKGSGGKSYTDMSFETEPFGGNSGIAVNNVGVSKFLAHTLFSDLSYSCDKHSVSLNYYGDINPRNRYIESDIKNISPLERNQESKTQTHHAALEYVYNNSLMVGGFYTRYNTDRELQYGMDKTPLEARAHHYIQSQSSEVWGAHIDNRHRWQSGWGLEYGSKLSYSHTVNRQDNFVPIKSENERISRELLADLYLGVKKQFSPRLNAGITLIGDYAKYFDHEDNFQLIPQANLTYVINPANIVQFNLQSQKSYPAYYEREPFEMIHSEYQMWKGNPELRPFVSYDAKLLYIHKQKYIFILEDTYNPDYFVQQMYLDPERNQIVYRTWNWDYYNTLSAVAVLPLPQMRWWEGKLTINGQLNSLQMDVPFAEKLRRNKIMLFASMTNDFRLSQKHNISLGLNGTYIKGGMQGYYDFADMFNLSASAKWTSQNQKWSVTLQANDLLNSAIPKVKADYGIHKFNFEPMNFNRSISLDIRYTFGGFKTIKKPTQLNTERFGM, encoded by the coding sequence ATGAAGAAAAAGAGAGTAATAGAATTAGTGGTAGTAAGTTTGTTTTGTGCCATCGGAGTAATGGCGCAGGAGGTGACTTATAAGTCGGTGATTAAGGATAGGAAAGAGCAGGTGGTGGAATTTGCTACCGTGGTATTGCTGGATGGTGATTCGTTGGTGCTGACTGTAGGGGCTTCCGATTCTGAGGGGACTTTTTCACTTACAGGTGAGGGAGCAAAGTATTTAAGGATTTCACACCTCGCCTATAAGGATGCTTTGCTAAGTCTTTCTGAGCCTTTGCCTGAAGTGATCTATCTAGAGGAGAGTGACCTATCACTGGACGAACTGGTCGTGAAAGCAGATCGTCCGCTGATGAAACTGGTAGATGGTAGTATTCCGAACTATGACATTGATGTGCTCTTTGAGAATAGTCCGATCACTACAGCCTACGAGATGCTGGGGAGATTGCCAGGAATGGCGATGGAGGGTGGTGTGCCAACGCTGATGGGCACTACTGGTTATACGCTGGTGCTCAATAGCAAACCGTCCGATATCCCTCAGGGACAGCTGCTGGAGATGCTGAAAACAATCCCGGTGCAGATGGTCGCCAATGTGGAGATTTCGTATGCTCCAATCGCTCGATACAGAGCAAAGGGGGCTTCTATCAATGTGATCCTCAAGACTCAATCCAAGGATAAGCAGCTGAGCGGTCTTTCGGGGCAGTTATTTGCTGGGTATTACAATACCTTCTACGATACATATTCTGGCGGTGGCAATATTAGCTATGCTGGTGAGAGTGGCTGGGCTTTTAATGGCGGTTACAAAGGCAGCGGTGGTAAATCATATACAGATATGAGCTTTGAGACAGAGCCATTTGGGGGCAATAGCGGAATTGCTGTCAATAATGTGGGCGTGTCAAAGTTTTTAGCTCATACGCTATTTAGTGACCTGTCGTATAGCTGTGATAAGCACTCAGTCTCTCTCAATTATTACGGCGATATCAATCCTCGCAATCGATACATCGAGAGCGATATCAAAAATATAAGTCCACTAGAGCGCAATCAAGAGAGTAAGACGCAGACTCATCACGCCGCACTGGAGTATGTCTATAATAATAGTCTGATGGTGGGTGGTTTTTATACTCGTTATAACACTGATAGGGAGCTGCAGTACGGTATGGATAAAACACCCCTAGAGGCTAGAGCTCATCACTATATTCAGAGTCAATCTTCTGAAGTGTGGGGTGCGCATATAGACAATCGTCATCGCTGGCAAAGTGGCTGGGGACTAGAGTATGGAAGTAAACTATCCTACTCTCATACCGTCAATAGGCAAGACAACTTTGTACCTATAAAATCTGAGAACGAGAGGATTAGTCGCGAGCTACTGGCAGACCTCTATCTAGGTGTCAAGAAGCAGTTTTCGCCTAGACTTAATGCTGGTATTACGCTGATAGGCGACTATGCTAAATACTTTGATCACGAAGATAATTTCCAACTGATTCCTCAAGCTAATCTTACTTATGTGATCAATCCCGCCAATATCGTGCAATTTAACCTCCAGTCTCAAAAGAGCTACCCCGCCTACTATGAGCGGGAGCCATTTGAGATGATTCATAGCGAGTATCAGATGTGGAAGGGGAATCCTGAGCTGAGACCTTTTGTGAGCTATGATGCGAAGCTGCTCTATATCCATAAGCAAAAATATATATTCATACTGGAGGATACCTATAATCCTGATTACTTTGTACAGCAGATGTACCTAGACCCAGAACGTAATCAGATTGTCTATAGGACTTGGAACTGGGACTACTACAACACTCTATCAGCTGTAGCTGTGCTACCTCTGCCTCAGATGAGGTGGTGGGAGGGCAAACTAACTATCAATGGTCAGCTCAATTCGCTTCAGATGGATGTGCCATTTGCTGAGAAGCTGAGGAGGAATAAAATAATGCTCTTTGCGTCAATGACCAATGACTTTAGACTCAGTCAAAAGCACAATATCTCTCTGGGGCTCAATGGTACATATATAAAAGGTGGTATGCAAGGTTATTATGACTTTGCTGATATGTTTAACCTCTCAGCTAGTGCCAAGTGGACCAGTCAAAACCAGAAGTGGAGCGTCACTCTGCAAGCCAATGACCTGCTGAATAGTGCTATCCCAAAGGTAAAGGCGGATTATGGCATTCATAAGTTCAATTTTGAACCAATGAATTTCAATCGCTCTATTTCATTAGATATACGCTATACATTTGGAGGATTTAAGACTATCAAGAAACCTACACAGCTGAATACAGAGCGTTTTGGGATGTGA
- a CDS encoding radical SAM protein: protein MEKKNSIVLLNWCPPAITLWPSPAHSILKQAIIKEGINCKVIYWNIELEEILASFLFAESTYSFSDSDRLALFYSYIAFKRNDYILLLREEIRLRGIKPSLDSIQFDFKDHVLTHIKKLEDKINEIIDRDISEALLVGFCLHLYQWVAASVISEIIRRKHPEIPIAVGGIGSKGTANAFLDTFPQFDIAMWGEGEMSLIDVVLACKKSFSLEGISQIAFRDKYNNIVFNEQKKKYYDIQSELSFEYDDFFNYKTIDKDKIVIPLEMSRGCHWNKCHFCFLNDGYKYRTKSPEKVIRELEYYISKYGIYKFSFLDNDLIGGNLKRFEMLLDMLIMLRVNFPDFEIILAEIITKGLNRNLIKKMSLAGFNHVQIGYEFPGDTILRKIQKKNSFSSNLLFVKWADCYGISLGGMNIIRGLLEEDTEDISEACQNLHFLRFYLKKGVIEHNVSSLAVSSTSYYYDSLINNPLYENVLDDSLKKRLPKNFIPSKWWFYIYHMVILIQDDLWASFDKLNEFYTNSLFEYKIINNGNTNTYYEYCNYEEINRLDFLIEDMHWKVLAFANEQVRSYLETMTYFSLDKISLESILDALSAEGLLYDSRSRGEFVSVVNTNLQNI from the coding sequence ATGGAAAAGAAGAACAGTATAGTATTATTAAATTGGTGCCCGCCAGCTATCACTTTATGGCCATCACCAGCACACAGTATTCTCAAACAAGCAATTATTAAAGAAGGAATTAATTGTAAGGTCATATATTGGAATATTGAACTAGAGGAAATTTTAGCGAGCTTTTTATTCGCTGAAAGCACATATAGCTTTAGTGATTCGGATCGATTGGCTCTATTTTATAGCTACATAGCGTTCAAGAGAAATGATTACATCCTTCTATTAAGAGAGGAAATACGCCTCAGAGGCATTAAACCCTCTTTGGATTCAATCCAATTTGACTTTAAAGACCATGTATTAACCCACATCAAGAAGCTTGAGGATAAAATAAATGAAATTATAGATCGTGACATTTCTGAAGCATTACTCGTTGGGTTTTGCCTGCACTTATATCAATGGGTAGCTGCATCTGTAATATCTGAAATCATTAGGAGAAAGCATCCGGAAATTCCAATAGCTGTTGGAGGTATTGGTTCAAAAGGTACAGCAAATGCATTTTTAGATACCTTTCCCCAATTTGACATTGCAATGTGGGGAGAAGGGGAAATGTCACTGATTGATGTAGTGTTAGCGTGCAAAAAGAGTTTTTCTCTCGAGGGTATTTCTCAAATTGCATTCAGAGACAAATATAATAATATCGTGTTTAACGAACAAAAGAAAAAATATTACGACATTCAATCTGAACTTTCATTTGAATACGATGATTTTTTTAACTATAAAACAATAGATAAAGATAAGATAGTTATTCCATTGGAAATGAGTCGCGGTTGTCATTGGAATAAATGTCATTTTTGCTTTCTTAATGATGGGTATAAATATAGAACAAAAAGTCCTGAAAAGGTAATTAGAGAACTTGAGTATTATATCAGTAAGTATGGTATATACAAGTTTTCCTTTTTGGATAATGATTTAATTGGGGGGAACTTAAAGCGTTTTGAAATGCTCTTAGATATGTTAATTATGCTAAGAGTGAATTTTCCTGACTTTGAGATAATTTTAGCAGAGATAATAACGAAAGGGCTAAATAGGAATTTGATTAAAAAGATGAGTCTGGCAGGGTTTAATCATGTCCAGATTGGGTATGAATTTCCAGGAGATACTATTCTCAGAAAAATTCAAAAGAAAAATAGTTTTTCTAGCAATTTGTTATTTGTTAAATGGGCAGACTGCTATGGTATATCTTTGGGAGGAATGAATATCATTCGAGGTTTATTAGAAGAAGACACAGAAGATATTTCAGAAGCATGTCAAAACCTTCATTTTCTAAGATTTTACTTAAAGAAAGGGGTTATTGAACATAATGTTTCCTCTTTGGCTGTTTCTAGCACTTCTTATTATTACGACTCTCTGATTAACAATCCTTTGTATGAGAATGTTTTGGATGACTCTCTTAAAAAAAGACTTCCTAAAAACTTCATTCCTTCAAAATGGTGGTTTTATATTTATCATATGGTTATTCTAATACAAGATGACTTATGGGCATCGTTTGACAAATTGAATGAATTTTACACAAACTCACTGTTTGAGTATAAAATTATCAATAATGGTAACACAAACACATATTATGAGTATTGTAATTATGAAGAGATAAATAGATTGGACTTTTTAATTGAAGATATGCATTGGAAAGTGCTCGCTTTTGCCAATGAACAAGTTAGGTCATATTTAGAAACAATGACTTATTTTTCTTTAGATAAAATATCATTAGAGAGTATTCTTGATGCTCTTTCTGCAGAAGGATTACTTTATGATTCTCGCTCTAGAGGGGAGTTTGTCAGTGTAGTCAATACTAATTTACAAAACATTTAA
- a CDS encoding HAMP domain-containing sensor histidine kinase produces the protein MTWITKSKAGSRKRAYLFLTIIALLLYVAVQLAWGINLYKAHVEKEKQEVEVIFNEVLEMYAFSSFKENLKNPVESVGLNIERVLEAEKDSVVSGAIFEINLDSRQQMTNLLSDITILTGIIKDSEFLDRVTSFLESKVVGRDVSSFKLTLLAGDEEIGNRKIELKRSHLWNYQQIVYKHYETNEQQYRLYLEVTSSLPSSLSLVFILFILGVVVLVAILILLVRMSRELRLERESTQQQEIFFYGLVHDLKLPLSLAHSMLYGLRSDHSAELSDELESGLTEADQYILKLTEDVNTLLLIRRAREQRNFSRRAFYLYDLLEDIIGELISHYPEKGITLERRFDTELQLYQPIEELRLILRVLLDNAVKYNDLEPSICIDAVEKNDSIAIVICDEAEGIEIAIEQKEQLITPVWIKRVSQSSSSGVGLMTAWSLISAMGGEMRYEKSQPRGSKFTILLQKTDDEKDNAYR, from the coding sequence ATGACCTGGATAACAAAAAGCAAAGCAGGGAGCAGGAAGAGAGCATATCTCTTCCTTACCATTATTGCACTTCTCTTATATGTGGCGGTACAGCTCGCATGGGGCATCAATCTCTACAAAGCCCATGTGGAGAAAGAGAAGCAAGAAGTGGAGGTGATATTTAATGAGGTTCTTGAAATGTATGCATTTTCCTCCTTCAAGGAGAATCTGAAAAACCCTGTAGAGAGTGTAGGACTCAATATTGAGAGGGTTCTTGAAGCAGAGAAAGACTCAGTAGTGAGTGGTGCTATTTTTGAGATTAATTTGGACTCTCGTCAGCAGATGACCAATCTACTGAGTGATATCACGATACTTACAGGTATTATTAAGGATTCAGAGTTTTTGGACCGTGTTACTAGTTTTCTTGAAAGCAAAGTCGTTGGCAGAGATGTCTCATCATTCAAACTAACGCTACTAGCTGGTGATGAAGAGATAGGAAATAGAAAAATAGAGCTGAAGAGAAGTCACTTGTGGAACTATCAGCAAATTGTCTATAAGCACTATGAAACTAATGAACAGCAATATAGACTATACCTAGAGGTAACTTCTTCGCTTCCTTCGTCACTCAGTCTGGTATTTATTCTCTTTATCCTCGGTGTAGTGGTGCTTGTGGCGATACTTATTTTACTAGTTAGGATGAGTAGAGAGCTTAGGCTAGAGCGAGAGAGTACACAGCAGCAAGAGATCTTTTTCTACGGACTGGTACACGACCTCAAGCTCCCCCTATCACTTGCTCACTCTATGCTCTATGGATTGAGAAGCGACCACAGTGCGGAGCTTAGTGACGAACTAGAGAGTGGTCTGACAGAAGCAGACCAGTATATCTTGAAGCTGACAGAGGATGTCAATACTCTACTACTCATCAGGAGAGCAAGAGAGCAACGAAACTTTAGTCGAAGGGCTTTTTACCTCTATGACCTTCTGGAGGATATCATAGGCGAACTAATTTCTCACTATCCAGAAAAGGGGATTACACTAGAGCGGAGATTTGACACTGAGCTACAGCTCTACCAGCCGATAGAGGAGCTAAGACTCATCTTGAGGGTATTGCTCGATAATGCGGTTAAATACAATGACCTCGAACCATCTATCTGCATAGATGCGGTAGAAAAGAATGACTCCATAGCTATCGTCATCTGTGATGAGGCAGAGGGGATAGAAATCGCTATAGAGCAGAAGGAGCAGCTCATCACTCCTGTGTGGATCAAGAGAGTATCACAATCATCCAGCAGCGGTGTGGGACTGATGACTGCTTGGTCGCTGATCTCTGCTATGGGTGGTGAGATGAGATATGAAAAATCACAACCGAGAGGTTCAAAATTTACAATCCTATTACAAAAAACTGATGATGAAAAAGATAATGCTTATAGATGA